Proteins encoded in a region of the Isosphaeraceae bacterium EP7 genome:
- a CDS encoding HEAT repeat domain-containing protein, giving the protein MIFASLTTATLLAQLAVGGGIHSLFPRHHAAKVVVVETAAADCCDDCGIESARVAGLIARLKTCPRWQDRDNAAHALRKVKAKCHPEAVAALSFAMLKDCHEEVREEAAETLAVLAPCDPFAHEAVSIAAARDPDHATRKQARKALARMGDRCVGDCQICDPGPAYAGGPSIDLIPPIVIDPSRATPDQPRMEYVPGDVIVPETMPANPELSPIEEVPPPAPEAISPFSPNLPGARRSTLGTRAMTASHLRSAGLSTRIAMVGRIAYGL; this is encoded by the coding sequence ATGATCTTCGCCTCGCTGACCACGGCCACGCTCTTGGCCCAACTCGCCGTCGGTGGCGGCATCCACAGCCTCTTCCCAAGGCATCATGCCGCCAAAGTTGTCGTGGTCGAGACGGCGGCCGCCGATTGCTGTGACGACTGCGGGATCGAATCGGCCCGAGTCGCCGGCCTGATCGCGCGTCTGAAAACCTGTCCCCGCTGGCAAGACCGCGATAACGCCGCACATGCACTCCGCAAGGTCAAAGCGAAGTGCCATCCGGAAGCCGTCGCGGCCCTCTCCTTCGCGATGCTCAAGGACTGCCACGAAGAAGTCCGCGAGGAAGCCGCCGAGACCCTCGCCGTTCTCGCCCCCTGCGACCCGTTCGCCCACGAGGCCGTCTCGATCGCCGCCGCCCGCGACCCCGACCACGCGACCCGCAAGCAGGCCCGTAAAGCCTTGGCCCGCATGGGAGATCGTTGCGTGGGCGACTGCCAGATCTGCGACCCGGGTCCGGCCTACGCCGGTGGCCCTTCGATTGACCTCATTCCGCCCATCGTCATCGATCCCAGCCGCGCTACCCCCGACCAACCTCGGATGGAGTATGTCCCGGGTGACGTCATCGTCCCCGAGACGATGCCCGCGAATCCGGAACTCTCGCCCATCGAAGAAGTTCCGCCGCCGGCTCCCGAGGCCATTTCTCCGTTCAGCCCGAACCTGCCGGGGGCCCGCCGATCGACCCTCGGAACCCGGGCAATGACTGCCTCGCATCTCCGTTCTGCGGGGTTGTCCACTCGGATCGCCATGGTGGGCCGAATCGCCTACGGCCTTTAA